ATCTTTCATATGTTCACCTCGCATTGCTTGAGAATATACTTAACCGTTGTAGAGGCTGAAAAGATGGATACAGCGCTTTAACTGCGTGTGAAAAGTCTCATTTACTTTTAGCTATAACTAACATTGGTGTACCATTTCTTTTTCACTTTATAGGACTTCGATACGCTGAGTAGTCAAGGGCTGCTTTAGTATCAGCATTCCTTATGTTGTTTCTTATTGCATATAGCACGTTACTTAAAAGATTTTCGCTTCTTGTTTTATCCAAAATAGAATATAAGGTAGATCTTTACAGCAAAACTCTAGCAGAATTTTGTCTAATTCCATGCTAACTTCCAACTTGTAGGGGCACGAACATATTTCAACAGGTCTATTTCCGTCCATGATTTAAACACCCCAGAAACTTCCATAAGATTGGAAGTTTTTTTTCTATGGTAAAACCATCACGTCACTTAATAAAGCCTTTCCCTGATCTCCGCCAATATCTACAACTCCTTTCATGTTAACCGGTCACGTTCAATAGAATAAAAGGTAAGGAAAAATTAACGTGGCAGAAGGAAGGCGTTCCCATGTATAAAAATTGGTTCTTCAGGCGAGTGGATCGCTTTTTTGACTGGCTTGAGAATCATCAGAAAAGCATCTACTCCATTTCCCTAACGATATTCTTGCTGTTAGCTGCTGGAGTAGGTGGTTACATTTCATGGAGATATTGGAATAATCCTATGTTCGCTGATCCCGGAACGATCATTGAACATATGGCGAATATCCCTTTAATTACAGGGATGTTGGCTATGGTTCTAATTCTCGCCGGTGGATCGTTTGTCATATGGATGTCTTTGTCGATGATTAAAAAAGTGAAAATTAATAAAATGGAGTTTGATATTAGTGACAGCGCCCTTGCAGAATCTAGAATTCAGCAGCGATTCACCTTTATCTCATCCATGCTCGAACAGAATATCGAAATCCTGTCCGATATTTACGAGGATAAGAAATCGTTTAAAAGAAGAATGGAAGAAGATACCGTACAGCAGGAAATCATCAGTTATTTAGCTTCTGATTACCGGGATTACATACGAGTTTTTTATCCGGATTTACAATCCGAATTGTTTATTTTGAGTACCACAGAGAACATGGACCAAAATACGACGCGTATGTATAAGTTCCTCTTAAGAAATGAGAAAACTCAACAAGCCGTTTACTCCAACCGTTTAATCAATGGAGAGAATACGTTAGTCGGGTTAGCGTGTTTTGAGAAGGAATTCGAAGGAGAATCGGAAGGACAGTACAAAGTGGAAACGGATGAGCATATTATTATAGTTATGAAAACAGGTTTTGATTTACCGTTTGAACAATATGACATCGATGCACTTCAAAGTATTATTAACTACTCAAAGATCCTGTACGAGGAATTGATGATCACGTACTACTTGGATACAAACGAAGTGATAAAAGAAAAATAAAAGGACAAGACGATAAGTGCTTGGTTTATTGAAAATAAAGGAGATATACGATGACTGATAAGGACAAAGCACCCCCAAAAGACATAGCCAAGGAGTTTGTAAGGAATCGTCAAGCTCATATTAAAAAGAACAAACCTAACCAAAATGGTACTTCAAGTTTATTAAACCATTTGCACAAACAAAGAAGGGAAACGAGAACCCACTAAAAAGCGGGCTGTTTCCCTCCAGACAGATCGTATAAATGAGCACGAACCGGATATTCTTACTACACTTCTCGAGGAGACTCCTACCAACTCGGGGCTTTTTTGTGTGCTAATAACACGAACAACGATTAGAACGAGTCCTTAGAGGCTCTTTTCTTAAACCATCGCTTCCAAAAACTGTGACGGGGAATATTCTTGAGCGGAACTGGCGGCGTGACTTTCCCTGTGACCTGATCAATAAAGAGTTTAACCCGCTTCCTTAAATAATCTTCGCCCACATTCAGTCCTCCTGTAAAACGTCTTTTAGTATTGTATGTTACAGTGTTCCCCTTCACCATAGAACCTGTGGTTTGTAATGGAGGATGGGAAATAACCACTTATTTTTTCAAGTGTGAATCTGGTAAAGTTTAATGTAGATATTACATAAAAAAATGTAACTCCCTAACAATCGGAAGTTACACTTTTGTTTATCGTTTGTTTAACTAACGCCCACGTTCGCACACTAATCTTCTAACACTCCTGCTCAATTAACGAACCTCTTTCCGTATACGCTTTTCTGTTATTTTCCAATGGGATGTATTCCATACAACTTGTTGTTTATCTATGAGGAGAATTTGAGGTGATTTATGAGAAATGTTTGTATCCTTTGCGATCTCATTGGATACTCTTCTGTTTTCAATAACCTTCACCATATAGCAATCTATTTCATCTTCCCCTGACTTTTGGAAAGTCTTCAGTTGCTTGAAGGCTCTAGCACTTATCAAACAGGATGTGCTATGTTTATAAACTAATATCGGAGAATCCATCGAACGTTTCCATACGTTTTGCCAATCTTCTTGTGATGTCAGTTCATTAATACTCTCCATTTTCATCCCCCTATAAGTCTAATACGTCCAATAAGCCCTACCTATTGCTCCGATTGTCTAAAATAGAACCAAAGATTAAGCCTAAGACGATACCAACTGGAATACTAATCGCTACTTGATTAATAGCTACTCCAACGCTGGTGCCAATCGCTGCACCCAGAGCAATTCCTAATCCACGGAACCTTGAGTGTCTCATATTCATATTCCTCTCCATTTGGTAGAGTATATTTATCCATAATCCCTTTACATTACATACGGTTTAATACAGCAAACGTTTCATAAAATGGCTCCCTTACTTTTTCTAAGGATTCCTATTTATACATTACGTCCGCAGTGGGTAAACATTTGAATTATCTAAAGCTTTTGCTGTTCCACACGTCCGTGTTCGTAACCTAGTGGATCATCAATTCTATACTTGATTCAGTACAATCAATAATGAGCTTTCCCAGTGCCAAAATAGAAAGCATGGAAACTGCCCCACACGGTGACTACTCCGACTGTATCCTTTACCAAATCTATGAAAGTAAAAGAGCGGCCAACGACAAATAATTGGTGAACTTCATCTCCCACCCCATACAGGATGGAAAATAAAGCAGCCAAACAGCTGGTTACCTTCGTTAATCTATGATTCACGCCTAAAGCTGCGATGAGTAGAAGATAGAGGATCGCGAATTCAACAAAATGCATCATTTCAAGAACCGTATTCATTTTAATACCCCCAGGAACTGCTTGATCGTTTGGATCGGGTAGCTGGACTGCAGCCAGATCATCCCCATGTAAATCAAAGGGAGGAGCGTAATGAATAATCTTCTGATCACGTTAGCCATCTCCTGCCATAATGAGAGTTTTCTATTATTATAGAAAGCAGACGAGAATTTTATACTCCATCCCTCTTAAAAGCAGATCGAATAGCCCCACCTACACCCCTATAAACGTATACGTGAGTCTGAGCCCAGCCATCCAGACCGGACCATTCCGTTGCAAGTTCCATCAATCAAAAAAAGAGTAAATCAATGAAAACTCCATTGATTTACTCAAATAAGGACAATGACCATATTATCTTTCAATAATACAAGTCGTAATCGATCTTTTTGGTAAGTGAACCTCAGAATAATAGTCTTGCATCTCTATCTTTGTGGATTGATCTTCTTCTGTTTCATTCAGGAGAACCACAATGATCTCATTCGGATTATTTTTAAACGCTGTTAAAGAAAGGCTTTCCGCGGAGGAATTTACTTTCACTCTTTTGGCTCCAGGTCGTATGTACTTACTGAAATGACCAATGTAATAATAAGAACTGTTAAAATGGACGACATCTCTTTCCGTATCTGCAATAATTGGAGCATCGCAGTAGTTGCCAACATGATTAGGTCCACCCTGTTCATTGAGCACTAAATTCCAATCAATAAACCCTTCAAGCCAGTTGTTCATATCCCCGATAATATTACGGGCATATCGTTCACCTGTTCCCCATGCCCCTAGCTGTACTCCCCCTTCAATGCAACCCTCTGTAAACAGTAAATGTTTGTCAGGAAATTGTTCATGTACTTTAGAAAGGTTCTCGAATTCTTCTGATACATACCAGTGGTTCCCAGTTCCCCAAACATATTGAGCCGCTTCTGGATCAGAGAGTACAGCGGAAGCTCTTTCCACAATCATGTCACGGTTATGATCCCAGATAATTATTTTTTTATCTCCATAGCCTGCTCTTTGTAAAGTTGGGCCGAGATAGTTCTTAACAAAATCTCTTTCTTCTTCAGCTGTGTACTCACACGAATCCCAGGTTTGGGCTACTGCTGGCTCATTTTGAACGGTAACCCCCCAAATCTTCACATCATTCTCTTCCATAGCAGTAATGTAGGCAGCATAATAATCAGCCCATAGTTGTCGGAATTCCTCTTTTAGCTTCCCACCATTATTCATTTCATTGTTGGTTTTCATCCATGCGGGAGGGCTCCACGGTGAAGATAAAATCGTCAACTCTTCACCTGCTATCTCCTTCGCATCATGGATCAATGGTAGGACCCATTCCTTCTCCCGATCAATGGTAAAGGACTCAAGAGTTGTATCGTTCTCTTCTACATATGTGTAATTTTCTAAGGCAAAATCACAACTGTTGATATGAGTTCTTCCAAGATTATAGGCCAATCCTTCCTTCTTATCAAAATAGGACTGAATGACCTTGGAGCGGTTTTGAGGGGAAATCTGACTAAGAGTGTAACTGGCTGCTTCAGAGAATGCCCCGCCAAATCCCATCCATTCCTGAAATTCTTCTTCTGCATGAATCGTTATATAGGAATTTCTCGCTGTAGTCGTTTCATTTGAAAATATGGATTTTTCACCTTTATTTTCTAAAAATGAAGCTGATTCTTTATCTGATTGGATAACTGTAAACTTTCTCAAAATGAAAACCTCCTTTAAAGCGCAACGATTGATTAACTTTTAACAGCGCCATCGGTAATACTTTTAATGAACATCCGATTAAATAACAGGAATATGATGATCAATGGTACCGTCGCCCAAAATGTACCTGATAAAATCATTCCATAATCCTTTACCCTGTCGTCCATTAGTGACCGTAAAGCTACTTGAATGGTATGCATGGATTGATCTTTTAAAACGACAAGAGGCCATAAGTAATCACCCCAGATTTGCATGAAGACAATGATCCCAAGCGTGGCAAAGGCTGGTAAAATCGTAGGAATAATGATGTTCCAATACATTCGAAAATTACTACAGCCATCAATTCTTGCGGCCTCCATAATCTCATCAGGTACCGCACTAGAAATATACTGCCTCATCCAGAATATACCAAAAGCATGCATTAATCCGGGTACAATAACAGCTTTTAAATCACTTAACCAACCAAGCTCTGTAATAATAAAATACGTTGGAATTAGCCCTAGCTGAGGAGGGATCATCATTGTTCCAAGAATCAATACAAATAATATTCCTCTGCCAGGAAAGGGTATTTTAGCGAAGGCAAAACCTGCTAAAGAACACAGGAGAACTACCCCTAGCGTAATAGATGTGGAAACGATTAGTGAATTTAACATAGTTCGAAAAAAAGGAATACTGCCTAATACATTCTGGAAATTGGTAACTAGTTCAGATCCAGGTATAAGAGCCGGTGGAGTTTGGTTGATCGTTTCGTTTGAATTCGTCGCCATCACAAACATCCAATAAAATGGGAATAACGAAGCTAAAGATACGGTTATAAGGAATCCATAGAGAGAAGACTTAGCCATTTTTTGTTTCACTTTTTCACTGTACATTATTTAGCACCCACCTTATCTGAACCACCAATTCGATTGGTGAAATACATGTTGATCGTAGAGATGATAATAATCAGGACAAACAACACGATGGCTGTGGCAGACGCCGTACCAAAGAAATTACTGGAGAATGCATCTCTATATAAGTACAAGACCACACTGATTCCTTCTGGTCTTCCTCCACGCCCCTGGAAAATTTGTGGTTCCGCAAACAACTGCAAAGCACCAATTGTAGCTGTAAATACGGTAAACAAGATAAATGGTTTAAGCATCGGGATCGTAATATGAATGATTTGCTGTCGAAGGCTTGCTCCATCCATCTTAGCCGCCTCATACAAATCTTTAGGGATACTTTGCATTCCAGCTAAATAAATAATAGTGTTATAGCCTACCCATCTCCAAAAAACCATGGTAGCAATAGCGATTTTCGTCCCCCATTCAGATCTTGTCCAAGTTATCGGTTCCATACCAAATACTCCGATGATGGAATTCACAAGACCAGATTCTTGGTTACTAAAAATAACACTAAAGACAATGGCTACCGCAACGATCGATGTTACGTAAGGTAAAAAGATCGCAAGCCTGAAGAAACTTTGCCCCTTAACTAACGCAGAGTTCAAAGCAAACGCAAGTAATAACGCAGCGAGTAATTGCGGAGCAGTACCCATTAAACCAATGACGATCGTGTTATATAAAGATTTCCAGAAAAGAGGATCGTTAAAGATAATCACAAAGTTGTTCAAACCTACGAAGGTCATTTCACCTAAGCCATCCCACTTAAAAAAAGCTAGATAAAAACTGAATAAAATTGGAAATAAACCAAACACCGCAAAGAGAAGATAAAAAGGGGATATAAATAAATAACCAGAAATCATGTTTCTTTTTTTCTGAGAAAGCTGTCGCCTTTTAGGTGATTCCTTTTGGTTGGGAATACCAGGTTCAACCTGGCTATCATCATAATAGTGCTCTTGTTTTGGCTGGGGTTGAGACATACCCATCCTCCTTTAAAAAATTAAGTGGGTAAGTGTGTTCAGCTTACCCACTTATTTCTCATTGATTAACGTGAAAGTCTTCGCTCGATTCTTGATACGATGTCTTCCCACTCTTGCTCAGGATCAGACCCATCATACACATTGTATAATCCTTGAACGACTTCCATATTGGCATCGCCATATTGCTCACCTTTATGAACATGCTCAACCTCTAAAGCTGCATCGGCGAAGATCTGCGCTACGTTCTGTCCACCATAGTAATCATCTGTTATATTCTTAAACTCTTCTTTTTCATAAACTTCAGGAGTAGATGGGAACATTCCATTATTCTTAAAGGATTTCAGTTGCTGCTCAGGTGCCAGTAACCATTTTAAGAACTTATAAGCTTCTTCCGGGTGTTCAGACTGCTTAGGAATCGTCATCCATGAACCTCCCCAGTTTCCTGCTCCTTCAGGCATAGAAGCAATTCTCCAGTTTTCGGCATCTGGAGCATTATTCTTAATTGTATCCCTCATCCAGGCCGGTCCAGGTAAGGTTGCAAAACTTCCGTTCGACATGCCTTCTCCCCATTCAGGCGACCATAACTCATAATTTCCTATGTAATCCTCCTGCATCATACCAGAAACATTCATGAAAGCATCTTTTATATAAGGAGAGGAATCAATGATTAATTCTCCATCTTTGTTGAAATATTGCTCTGGAGCCTGGTCTTTTTTAGCATTAAATACGGTTTCAGGATTATCAACCATCACTTTTCCTGTCTCTTCCAAAACAGTAGATGCTACTTTCTCATAGTCATCCCATGTTTGGATTAGCTCGTTCACTTCTTCAGGTTTCGATGGTAATCCCGCTTCCTCGAAAACATCTTTTCTATAAAACATGGCTGTTGGTCCAATATCTGTAGGAATACCAAATTGGAATTCACCATCTACACTTGAACCAATCTCCCATACCCAATCTAAGTAATTGTCTTGAATGTCTTCTGCACCAAATTCATTTAAATTATAAAATTTGTCTTGAGCGCCTTTGTACTTATCAATCTCAGATACCTCGATAGCAGCCATATCAGGAGCTCCACTACCCGCAGATAATGCAGTAAATAGATTGTTATGGTGGTCCGCCATACTAATCTGCTGAATGTCTATACTGACATTAGGATTCTCTTCTACATATTCTTCAACTAAACTTTCATAATCAGCACCAAATAACCAGAAAGACAACTCTACCTCCGCATCTTCAGATCCAACAGTTTTAACATCACCTTCTGAAGCGTTTTCATTTTCTTCCGTACTACTACTGTCCGAACAACCTGCCAAAAACACAGCTAAAACTAGTAAAAACGCAATACTCCAACTTTTCTTCAAAATATACTCCCCCTACTCTCTAATTTACTAAACCGGTTTCGTTAAAAGCAGTATTTTATCGCTGAAGATACACCATTCCAAGAATGGATCGTCAGAAAATAAAGAATATTCACACTAAACCGGTTTCGTTATTGCCATTTTATTACTACCTTCCCATTATGTCAACGCTTTCTTTTTCTGCATGATTCTGGATTTTTAATTTATCTATACGTGAAGCTATTTTTCTAGACACATACACGATGACAAATCCAAATAAACTGGTTGAAAAAAAGAGATACAATGAGGGGAGATAATATAAAGCGATTTGAATCCCTATGAAGCTTAGAAAAGCAGCGATGGTAAGGATAGGTGAAGAAAAGGCATAATAAAACGAATGTTTAATAGCTTGTAACGCACTTAGTCTCAAATGAACTAGAAGTGGAAAACTGAACATGAGCATAATGATGTAAAGAATAGTCATAAAGATCCAAACTCCTGCTAATGCAGCGAACATACCATTTTCCATAGTAATGGTGAATCGAAGATCCACATAAAGGATTATTCCTGCCACTAGTTGAATGACTAATAATAAATTCGCCTTTGTAAATGACTTTTTATACGCTCGCCAATACAGGCTGAACATCTTCTCTTGCATCATCCCTTTTTTCTGCCATTTATCAATTACTTCTAACAAGGCAGCTGTGGAGGGGCCAATCCCTCCTATCACTACGCCCATTAAGGTAAATAAAATCCAAAGAATATTCAGATAGGCTAATGTAAAAATAAATTCTGTACTCGTTCGAATTGCGGAAAAAGTTTGATTCGTATTCATAAGAATTCTCCTTATCTACCAACTTGGTTCTTTCATAACTGGATTACTTGAATCCCTTATAATTAATTCTGGTTCAACAATGACACATGTATGCTCAATATTCTCTTGAATCAGATCTTCCAAAATAAACGCAGCCATTTTTCCAATCTTTTCTTTATCCTGCATGATGGTCGTAAGGGACGGATCCGTATGTTTGGATGCAATAATATCATCACAGCCCACTATCGAGAAACTCCGTATGTCGTTCTCACTTTCCTTGATGGCTTTCATAGCGCCAATCGCCATTAAATCAGAAGCAGCAAAAACGGCTTTAGGAAGTAGATTCAGGCTTAGGAGATCGTTCATGGCTTTGTATCCACTATCTTCAAAAAAGTCCCCTGATTGAATCCATTCTTTTCTAATTTGCAGTCCATAGGTTTTCATCACTTGTTGAAATCCATCTAACCTTTGTTGAGATACTATAGATTCATCGTTTCCACCAATAAAGGCAATATCTCGATGGCCATTCAAATAGAAGTGTTCCACTGCTAAAGAAGAAACTTTCAGGTTATCCGTAATGATGTAGGCTGAGCGCTTCCCTTTCAGCTCAATATCTACCCCCATACATGGAATATTACTGTGATCCAATTCATAGACAGATGATTCAACATCTTCACCTCCGATAATGATACATCCATCTACATTGTAATGCTGACAACGAGCTAAATAATCTTCATCGGCTTTATGAAATTGCTCGTTAGAAAAGAATAATAAATCATACCCTTGCGCTCCAATTGTTTTTTTGAATGAGCTCACCACATCTACAAAGAATGGATGGTTAAAATTAGCGTTTATTTTCCCTGCGTAAATCACACCGATTACTTTCGTTACTTTTTTCGCAAGAGATTGGGCTGAATAGGTAGGACGGTACCCATACTCTTCCATTATATCCAGCACTTTTTGTTTAGTTTTTGAACCTACATCATCATAATTATTAATAATTTTCGAAACGGTAGATTGAGATACTCCAGCCTTTTTGGCTATTTCCTTTATCGTCAATTTCATTTAGACAATTTCTCCTTATATTTGGATAAATTTATAACCTGCTTTAAGTGTGTAAATTCTATTGCAACTTAAATGTCCAGGTCCCTGCAAGGTAATAGAATCAAGGATGTTGTGCAAACTCTCAAGAAATAAAGACTTCCTGTATGAACTTTCATCAAATTACCAGATGTCTCTGTATCGAGCTTTTAGAATGTAGAGGAAATACAGGGTCTTTCATATTTTTCCTATCCTAACAGAGGCTACTTAAAAGAAGCAATTTGGGCTGTTGTGCTGAATCTTTATAGTAAACGAATATAGTTATGTTTCCTCTGTACAGTGAGTACTAATTTTAACACGAAATCGCTTTCGTTTGTTCTTTCTTGGAGACATAACCTTCCAATAAATTTAAATAATTTACCAAGATAAGATTCAGCTAAGTCGCCATTGTGGTCATTATCGGTTTCTCATAACCTCACCTTTCCCGTTCTCTTCTTACCTCTTCAAAAATATCATCCACTGAAGGACTTTCCTCAGGTTTGCTGATTAACGACCGCCGCACCTCCAAATCCAACGACTCCACTTCCTCAAGCGTTTTCACCCCGCGTGCCTGCCAGCGCTTTAAGATCCCTCCGCTGTACTGGAAAAACGGCTTGTTCTGCTGCAGGGCGCGTTTCATTGCTTCGAGCACCAGTTCCTCCGGCATATCCTCGCACCACGCCGTAATGGACTCTGCAATATGGGGATTCAGCACCCCGAAGTTCTGTTCGTAAAAGGTGTGCGGATTTTTCCGGATGGCGTCCACCACAGTGGTTTTGTCTCGTTTTATTTCTTTTTGTTTAAGTAATGCGTCCGCTGACTGGTTCGTCTGCTCGGTCGCCTCCTGGTCCATCTGCTCGGTCATCTGTACGTCCGCCTTGCGGATCGCCGGCTCGTCACTCAGTCGTCCGCTTTCCGGATATTCACGGGTAATTAACTGATAGATAGGCGCCTGATTTTTCCCTACTGAGCGAAAAGTAAGATAACCCTTCTCTTTTAATTGCTTACGCGCCCGTTTAAACGCACTCTCCGTTAATCCCGACTTCACTAAAATCGAAGTAGCCGCAAGCGTAATTTCTTCCCGCCAGCCCGCTTTATTATGAAAATGCATCAGCGTGTGCCATAGCACAATCTCTGAAGTTGTCAGCCCATCCAACTCCATCCGGTCATAAAACGCGTTGATTTCTTTAATATAATTCATGTCGCTATTCCTCCTCTGGCTTGAGGCATAAAAAATAAGCCCCTCCGATTCTATAATCGAAAGAACTTACGATTTGGTGTCGTTTAATTTTAATTTTTTATAAAACTTTTATTCGTTTTCAGCAATCTACACTTAAGATTTCTACTCCGGGATTGGCTAAAAATAAACAAAGATCATCGTGATGAAACTCACGAGTGTGTAGAGAACAGACCCAAAGAATACGCCACCTACATCAGTTTTCAGCTCCTCCTCCTCTTGACGCTGGAAAACGGATAAAGCGGCTGCATAATTGACTCCTTTAGAAGTTGGTCCGCCGCTGCTATTAAACAAGAAAAAGATGACCGACAAACCAAGACCAATAAAAAAGCTCCAATCGATATAGGAAAATGGAACAAGAAGACTGGCTATCCACACGACAAGGCCGATCACGAATGCAGAAACAACCGATTGCTGGACGATTCGCTTCATTTCAATCCCCCTCTTCTTCTTTTTACGATGGGGAAGGAAGAAAGTTTCGTATCCTTTTACAGAAAAAGAATAAACACTAGCCAGCAACGGATAATACAAATACATGTCTTTCAAGAGATATTCATTCTATAATAAAGGTGTATTTCGACCTGCTCACTAACAATTCAGGAGGTTTTACATTGAGTAAAGTAACGATTATTACCGGTGGCGGAATATGCCAAAGATGGAATGCGCGTCAATGCGATCGCTCCTGGTCCGACCGAAACCCCAATGGTGAAGTCTTATTTTGATGCCAACCCTAAAATGAAAGAAAGCGCAGAAAGCGGCATCCCGCAGAAGCGTTTAGGTACTCCTGAAGAAGTAGCTGAACTCGTTACGTTCCTACTCACTTCGAATGCTCAATATATTAACGGAGAAGTGATTCGGATCGACGGTGGATTTGCCACAACGAAGTAACTGTGTTACATCAGGCAGTCTCTCCTCACCAGAGTCTGCTTTTTTTTATACAAAAAACCCCCCTGCTGAACGCATCAGCAAGGGAGTCAACATCACCCACAGATTCTTATTCCACTTCCACTTCTTTCAGCGATTCAAAAGCTTCTGGATACGTAATCGTGTCAAAAACCTCTTCTTTCTCAGCATCCACTACGTTAACCGTGACATCATATTCTTCCGGGCCAGCCCCATTAAACAATTGATACAGCATTCCCGTTACGCCAAGCCCCATTACCGCAAATCCATCCAGGCTGTTTTCATATTCTTCCCGATCTACGGACAGCATAAATTCGGAGTAAGATGCAGTCGCTTGAATATCCTGAATGGACGAGTAGTTGTCCTCATTTTTTATTTCTTCAATGGCCGCAGTCATCTGCTTCTCCATCTCTTTCATCAATTCTTTATGTTTTGATTCCGACATTCTATAGGTTACAGACTCTCCATTATCCACGACTTCCGGTATACCTTTAGCCTCTGCGTCCGCTTTAATTCGCTCAAAGTTCTGATTCTGCAGTTCGAAAAAAGATTTCGGCACGGTCACTTTGACACCTAGTACGTTTTTGTCCATCTCGACCGAAGCTTCTTTTTCTTCACTGGATGAGCCCTCTTGCTCGGAGGCTGCTAGTTCCTCCGATTGGTACGTTTCTCCGCCCTCTGCTTCTGAGCTAGAGCTGGAACTCGAATCTGAACTGCACGCAGCCAGCATGAAGAGACAGGCTGCCAGGATCCACCATAATTTCTTCATGATCATCCCCCTATACCCCTGAGTGTATTTATTCTCTATTATTGCCTATTATAGCATTGATATCAGGAGTTTCGTCATGGGAATTTTTGAATCTTTAAAGAATAATTAGATACCTGTCATTGGGAGCAAAAAAACAAGCGTCTATAGAAGACCACTTGTTTCATGAGTTATTTCTATAAAGTTAATTATGTAGCTTGGAGGTCACGCTTCTAATTTCCCATGAGTTGAACGTATTTTCGTTCAACTCTTTAACTTTCTTTTTAATTTAGAAAGCATTAATTATGTTCTACAGGTGGTTATCTTTAATATACTTCCAAATTAAGTCACTTTTCTTTTTATCCACTGAAAAAAGAGTTTGGTTAAACATAAAATTGGAGTCTGTAACATCTTTCATCTTCTTTGCACTTAAAGGGTGTTTGAGCTTATTGAAATCTTCAAGCCTCATATAGTACTCTTCATCACTTTTTCCTTGATATTCTTTCATATGAACTTCGCCAGTCCCAATCCCCATAGCAACAATACCTTTTCCGCTTTGGTAGAGAAAGACCTTGTCCCCTTTTTGAATTCGTTTAATTTTATTCTTCCACGGATGATAGTAGGCGGCAGCTTTTTCCTCATTCATCATCTCATCGTGTGAGTGAGGATTATTTTTATAATTAGTGTTTAAGATAAAGTTTGATTGTTCCATTTCAATTACATCCTGAAACGGCGAATAGGCGTTAAATTCAATAAGTTGTTCATTACTATCGGTCACAAACACTCGATAAACT
The Halobacillus halophilus DSM 2266 DNA segment above includes these coding regions:
- a CDS encoding LacI family DNA-binding transcriptional regulator, with the translated sequence MKLTIKEIAKKAGVSQSTVSKIINNYDDVGSKTKQKVLDIMEEYGYRPTYSAQSLAKKVTKVIGVIYAGKINANFNHPFFVDVVSSFKKTIGAQGYDLLFFSNEQFHKADEDYLARCQHYNVDGCIIIGGEDVESSVYELDHSNIPCMGVDIELKGKRSAYIITDNLKVSSLAVEHFYLNGHRDIAFIGGNDESIVSQQRLDGFQQVMKTYGLQIRKEWIQSGDFFEDSGYKAMNDLLSLNLLPKAVFAASDLMAIGAMKAIKESENDIRSFSIVGCDDIIASKHTDPSLTTIMQDKEKIGKMAAFILEDLIQENIEHTCVIVEPELIIRDSSNPVMKEPSW
- a CDS encoding DnaD domain-containing protein → MNYIKEINAFYDRMELDGLTTSEIVLWHTLMHFHNKAGWREEITLAATSILVKSGLTESAFKRARKQLKEKGYLTFRSVGKNQAPIYQLITREYPESGRLSDEPAIRKADVQMTEQMDQEATEQTNQSADALLKQKEIKRDKTTVVDAIRKNPHTFYEQNFGVLNPHIAESITAWCEDMPEELVLEAMKRALQQNKPFFQYSGGILKRWQARGVKTLEEVESLDLEVRRSLISKPEESPSVDDIFEEVRRERER